A single region of the Corallincola holothuriorum genome encodes:
- the rsxD gene encoding electron transport complex subunit RsxD yields MSFKIAASPHQRIQMRTATLMRWVMLATIPGIAAQYWFFGAGVIWQVLLAIGTALVSEYLVLKLRHRPAAPALTDHSAMLTGLLIGISIPPLAPWWIVVIGTAFAIIMVKQLYGGLGYNLFNPAMAAYVMLLISFPLEMTTWHPVTSFGEHGYGFIDAAMLIFTGFSSEGYSLAQILAGIDGVTAATPLDSFKTDLTQGFTSSESFARQPQGMLAGVGWEWVNLAYLAGGCLLLKQSVIRWHIPVGVLAGLFSAAFISFLLSPDTTASPIFHLFSGAAMLGAFFIATDPVSASTTVKGRLIYGGLIGVLVYLIRTHGGYPDGFAFAVLLANMCVPLIDYYTQPRTYGHGMENKQ; encoded by the coding sequence ATGTCATTCAAAATAGCAGCCTCTCCCCATCAACGCATACAGATGCGTACAGCAACATTGATGCGGTGGGTCATGCTGGCGACGATCCCGGGAATAGCTGCACAGTATTGGTTTTTTGGCGCCGGGGTGATCTGGCAAGTGCTGTTGGCCATAGGCACAGCGTTAGTCAGTGAATACTTGGTGCTAAAGCTCAGACATCGACCAGCCGCACCGGCATTGACAGATCACAGCGCAATGCTCACAGGGCTGCTGATCGGGATCAGCATTCCACCACTGGCGCCTTGGTGGATCGTTGTTATCGGCACGGCCTTTGCCATCATTATGGTGAAGCAGCTTTATGGCGGCTTAGGCTACAACCTGTTCAATCCGGCGATGGCCGCTTATGTGATGTTGTTAATCTCTTTCCCATTAGAGATGACGACCTGGCATCCGGTCACCAGTTTCGGCGAACATGGTTATGGTTTCATTGATGCCGCGATGCTGATTTTTACCGGTTTCAGTAGCGAAGGTTATAGTCTGGCTCAGATCCTAGCGGGCATCGACGGTGTTACCGCGGCAACCCCCCTCGACAGTTTTAAAACCGACCTGACACAAGGATTTACCAGTAGCGAAAGCTTCGCTCGGCAGCCCCAAGGCATGCTTGCAGGAGTTGGCTGGGAATGGGTTAACCTCGCCTACTTAGCTGGCGGGTGCCTATTACTAAAGCAAAGCGTTATCCGTTGGCATATTCCCGTAGGCGTTCTCGCTGGCCTATTTAGCGCTGCATTTATCAGCTTTCTGCTCAGCCCAGACACCACTGCCAGCCCCATTTTTCATCTGTTCAGTGGCGCAGCCATGCTCGGTGCATTCTTTATAGCAACCGACCCTGTATCGGCCAGCACAACAGTCAAAGGGCGACTGATATATGGCGGCCTAATTGGCGTATTGGTTTATCTGATCAGAACACACGGTGGCTACCCAGATGGCTTCGCGTTTGCCGTATTATTAGCGAATATGTGCGTACCTTTGATTGACTACTATACCCAGCCACGTACATACGGCCACGGCATGGAGAACAAGCAATGA
- the rsxC gene encoding electron transport complex subunit RsxC, whose product METTFELVKEGKLWDFPGGIHPPIRKEVSTAHPIKRFPLPDHLYLPLKQHIGRGGRLLVAVGDSVKKGQQLTTGEQGALPIHAPTSGKVEAITDYPSAHPSALPEPTLVMRPDGDEAWVTKTPIDNPLQQPAKRLIQHIADAGIAGLGGAGFPAARKLSGAPEEIEFLIINGAECEPYISCDDMLMREHAREIALGIELLVHILRPKLVLVGIEDDKQQAITAITEATSTLNVEVRAIPTKYPSGGEKQLVQLLTGREVPSDGLPYDAGVVMHNVGTTFAIKRAIYDGEPLLERVVTVTGDAVGQPGNYWAHFGTPVRHLLEQANYQSKHGRRIIMGGPMMGFTLPHANIPLVKISNCILAPSENELPLAGKEMPCIRCGQCADACPASLLPQQLFWYSSHHELEKAREYKLFDCIECGACAYVCPSEIPLVHYYRKAKSELRQHDADALKSEKARIRFEARNERLEQEKLAREAKHREAVAKRQAAVAGRQGAQDAVAAALARVKSKQTTEVADAKASVDAQGNLVPDNQQAIDAREQRKAQAAQRRAEKVAQSSQKDSSATTDAAHSADNTKTTVAAAVARAKAKAEARKEAQDNKEVASNNEVVDNARTANEAMDAKKAAVAAAVARAKAKAEAKKSNDAAQIAEADSTQNTATAATIEDSDAAKAAKKAAVAAAVARAKAKAEAKKQAQYTADEPSNSDVKQDEPDSKQAAIAAAVAKAKAKALARQEAQKNQQAASSEQATDDSPGDK is encoded by the coding sequence ATGGAGACAACCTTTGAGCTCGTTAAAGAAGGCAAACTCTGGGACTTCCCCGGCGGTATTCATCCCCCCATACGCAAAGAGGTATCGACGGCTCATCCTATCAAGCGTTTTCCCCTACCAGATCACCTTTACCTGCCGTTAAAGCAGCATATCGGTCGTGGCGGCCGCCTCTTGGTTGCGGTTGGCGATAGCGTTAAAAAAGGTCAGCAACTCACCACGGGTGAGCAAGGCGCATTGCCTATCCATGCACCCACCTCAGGAAAAGTTGAGGCGATCACCGATTACCCCAGTGCACACCCTTCCGCCTTGCCAGAGCCAACATTGGTCATGCGCCCCGACGGGGATGAGGCATGGGTAACAAAGACACCTATCGACAACCCGTTACAACAACCGGCTAAGCGCCTAATACAGCATATAGCGGATGCTGGTATTGCAGGCTTAGGCGGCGCGGGCTTTCCCGCCGCAAGAAAGCTAAGCGGCGCACCCGAAGAGATTGAGTTTCTAATCATCAATGGCGCGGAATGTGAGCCCTACATCAGCTGTGATGACATGCTAATGAGAGAGCATGCACGAGAGATCGCGTTAGGTATTGAGCTATTGGTTCATATCCTCAGACCCAAGCTGGTACTAGTGGGTATCGAAGATGACAAGCAACAAGCTATTACCGCCATCACAGAAGCGACATCAACGCTAAATGTAGAAGTGCGAGCTATCCCCACCAAATATCCCTCTGGTGGTGAGAAACAATTAGTACAACTGCTTACAGGTAGAGAAGTACCATCGGATGGATTGCCTTACGACGCGGGTGTAGTAATGCACAACGTTGGCACTACGTTTGCCATCAAACGGGCCATTTATGATGGTGAACCACTACTTGAGCGCGTCGTCACCGTGACTGGCGACGCGGTCGGCCAACCGGGCAATTATTGGGCACATTTCGGTACGCCGGTACGCCACCTGTTAGAGCAAGCCAATTACCAATCAAAGCATGGACGACGGATAATCATGGGCGGCCCAATGATGGGCTTTACGCTCCCCCATGCCAACATCCCCTTAGTAAAAATCAGTAACTGCATCCTGGCACCCAGTGAAAATGAGCTGCCCTTGGCTGGCAAGGAGATGCCATGTATACGCTGCGGTCAATGCGCAGATGCATGTCCAGCGTCATTGCTACCGCAACAATTGTTCTGGTACAGCAGTCATCATGAATTGGAGAAAGCGCGGGAATATAAGCTATTTGACTGCATTGAGTGTGGTGCCTGCGCTTATGTTTGCCCTTCCGAGATCCCTTTAGTTCACTATTATCGCAAGGCAAAGTCAGAACTACGGCAACATGACGCGGATGCGCTGAAATCAGAGAAAGCCAGAATACGTTTCGAAGCAAGAAATGAACGACTGGAACAGGAAAAACTCGCAAGGGAAGCCAAACACCGAGAAGCGGTCGCCAAACGACAAGCCGCCGTCGCAGGACGTCAGGGTGCACAAGACGCCGTCGCCGCGGCACTTGCCAGAGTAAAGTCAAAGCAAACAACGGAAGTAGCAGACGCCAAAGCAAGCGTCGATGCACAAGGCAATCTAGTCCCTGATAATCAGCAAGCCATCGATGCCCGAGAGCAACGAAAAGCGCAGGCGGCTCAACGTCGCGCCGAGAAGGTAGCGCAGAGTAGTCAGAAAGACAGCAGCGCAACAACAGATGCAGCCCATTCTGCGGATAACACCAAAACCACCGTCGCAGCCGCTGTCGCCAGAGCAAAAGCCAAAGCTGAAGCCAGAAAAGAGGCACAAGACAACAAGGAAGTAGCTAGCAATAATGAGGTAGTCGACAACGCTCGCACCGCGAACGAGGCTATGGACGCTAAAAAAGCTGCAGTAGCCGCCGCAGTGGCGCGGGCAAAAGCAAAAGCGGAGGCTAAAAAAAGCAACGATGCTGCGCAAATAGCTGAAGCCGACAGTACACAAAATACGGCCACCGCAGCAACAATTGAAGATAGCGATGCCGCCAAAGCAGCAAAGAAAGCCGCCGTCGCTGCTGCTGTGGCTAGGGCGAAAGCCAAGGCTGAAGCAAAAAAACAGGCACAATACACAGCTGATGAGCCAAGCAACTCCGATGTAAAACAAGATGAACCTGATTCAAAACAAGCAGCTATTGCCGCCGCTGTAGCGAAAGCAAAAGCAAAGGCGCTGGCACGCCAAGAGGCACAAAAAAATCAGCAAGCAGCAAGCAGTGAACAAGCAACCGATGATTCGCCGGGAGACAAGTAA
- the rsxB gene encoding electron transport complex subunit RsxB yields MTGILIAVTALVIIALIFGALLGLAAVRFKVEQDPIVEQIDAILPQTQCGQCGYPGCRPYAEAIANGDDINKCPPGGEATIQKLADLTGKEAKPLDAAHGEEEVKKVAFIREAECIGCTKCIQACPVDAILGAAKQMHTIIADECTGCDLCVEPCPVDCIEMRPIKQTTTNWKWDLKAIPVRVVE; encoded by the coding sequence ATGACTGGGATCCTAATAGCCGTGACCGCCTTAGTGATTATCGCTTTGATATTTGGTGCGTTGCTCGGACTCGCTGCAGTGCGCTTCAAAGTTGAACAAGACCCTATTGTCGAGCAGATTGATGCCATATTGCCACAAACCCAGTGCGGGCAATGTGGTTACCCTGGCTGTCGCCCTTACGCTGAAGCGATCGCCAACGGTGATGATATTAATAAGTGCCCACCGGGCGGTGAAGCCACCATTCAAAAACTGGCAGATCTGACAGGTAAGGAAGCAAAGCCCCTCGATGCTGCTCATGGTGAAGAAGAGGTTAAAAAAGTTGCTTTCATTCGCGAAGCTGAATGTATCGGCTGCACTAAGTGTATTCAAGCCTGTCCAGTCGACGCGATCCTCGGCGCAGCCAAACAGATGCACACAATTATTGCCGATGAGTGCACAGGCTGCGATCTGTGCGTAGAACCCTGCCCTGTCGATTGCATTGAGATGCGACCAATAAAACAGACAACAACTAATTGGAAATGGGATCTGAAAGCCATTCCTGTACGAGTGGTGGAGTAA